A window of the bacterium genome harbors these coding sequences:
- a CDS encoding thioredoxin family protein, producing MLALLVLLVFLFTSCNNGQSASTTGNLNWTSNLEKAIEQAKKENKAVLVNFTGSDWCIWCKRLSAEVFQQKEFETYAKDNLVLVMLDFPKNIEQSQETKSYNNMLAQKYGIQGFPTILLIDGQGKLVAQTGYQPGGAVKYVEHIKSFL from the coding sequence ATATTGGCACTTTTAGTTCTTTTAGTATTTTTATTTACTTCTTGTAACAACGGTCAGTCAGCTTCAACGACCGGAAATCTTAACTGGACGAGCAATCTTGAAAAAGCTATTGAACAGGCAAAGAAAGAAAACAAAGCTGTGCTTGTTAATTTCACTGGCAGCGACTGGTGCATCTGGTGTAAGAGATTAAGTGCGGAAGTTTTTCAGCAGAAAGAATTTGAAACATATGCAAAGGATAACTTAGTGTTGGTTATGCTTGACTTCCCGAAAAACATTGAACAGTCACAGGAAACTAAATCATACAATAATATGCTCGCACAGAAATACGGCATTCAGGGATTTCCAACTATTTTGTTAATTGACGGTCAGGGCAAGCTTGTAGCTCAGACAGGTTACCAACCAGGTGGTGCTGTTAAATACGTTGAACATATAAAATCTTTTCTATAA
- the malQ gene encoding 4-alpha-glucanotransferase, whose amino-acid sequence MKFNRSAGILLHPTSLPGNFGIGDLGNEAFKFIDFLKDAGQTLWQTFPLGPTGYGDSPYQCFSAFAGNPLLVSPEKLMEDNFLTEDDLKNPTQSDPKKIDYGQVIEFKKSLLKKAYNNFKNNSAAVKEDFQKFCEAQNEWLEDFALFMACKDHHGGAVWSSWEKGLVHRDKKVLAEWTKKLTDEIEYHKFIQFIFFKQWNSLRKYANKKGIKIIGDMPIFIAYDSSDLWSNKKLFTVDEEGSLTFIAGVPPDYFSETGQLWGNPLYKWDEMEKDDFLWWRKRFSSLFDLVDIVRIDHFRGFEAYWKIPGGEKTAINGKWVKAPGEKLFSTLNKYLGELPILAEDLGVITPPVEALRDNFGFPGMKVLQFAFGTNMETKFLPHNFVPNCVVYTGTHDNDTTRAYFEKEKSNNGKNDIFEHAQVYLNYFGEDILSELIRIAYASVANIVIIPMQDILKLGTEARMNFPSTTGGNWSWRFTWDQIGESLSKHYFGLTQLYERPPKPKKVENIDVEEA is encoded by the coding sequence ATGAAATTCAATCGTAGTGCAGGTATTCTGCTTCACCCAACCTCTCTTCCCGGAAATTTCGGAATTGGTGACCTTGGCAACGAAGCTTTTAAGTTTATTGATTTTCTAAAAGATGCCGGACAAACTCTCTGGCAGACATTTCCGCTTGGTCCAACTGGGTATGGTGATTCTCCGTATCAATGCTTTTCTGCATTTGCCGGAAATCCGCTTCTTGTCAGTCCTGAAAAATTAATGGAAGATAATTTTCTTACAGAAGATGACCTGAAAAATCCAACGCAATCCGATCCAAAGAAAATTGATTACGGACAAGTTATAGAATTCAAAAAATCACTTTTGAAAAAAGCTTACAACAATTTCAAAAACAATTCTGCTGCTGTAAAGGAAGACTTTCAAAAGTTCTGTGAAGCGCAGAATGAGTGGCTTGAAGATTTCGCACTGTTTATGGCTTGCAAAGATCATCACGGCGGTGCAGTTTGGAGCAGCTGGGAAAAAGGTCTCGTTCACAGGGATAAAAAAGTTTTAGCAGAGTGGACGAAAAAACTTACTGATGAAATTGAATATCATAAATTTATTCAGTTTATATTCTTCAAACAGTGGAATTCATTAAGAAAGTATGCAAACAAAAAAGGGATTAAGATCATCGGTGATATGCCAATCTTCATTGCGTACGACAGTTCGGATCTCTGGTCGAATAAAAAACTTTTTACTGTTGATGAAGAAGGAAGTTTAACTTTTATTGCAGGCGTCCCACCAGATTATTTTAGCGAAACCGGACAGCTGTGGGGAAATCCTCTTTACAAATGGGATGAAATGGAAAAAGATGATTTCCTTTGGTGGCGAAAAAGATTTTCCAGCTTGTTTGATCTTGTGGATATTGTTCGGATAGATCACTTCCGCGGGTTTGAAGCTTACTGGAAAATTCCCGGCGGAGAAAAAACTGCGATAAATGGAAAATGGGTAAAAGCACCCGGTGAAAAATTATTCAGCACTTTAAATAAATATTTGGGTGAACTTCCAATTCTTGCCGAAGATCTTGGAGTCATAACGCCTCCGGTGGAAGCTCTTCGTGATAATTTTGGCTTTCCGGGGATGAAGGTTTTACAGTTTGCATTCGGAACAAATATGGAAACGAAATTTCTTCCACACAACTTCGTACCGAATTGTGTGGTTTATACAGGCACACACGATAACGACACAACTCGTGCTTATTTCGAAAAGGAAAAATCAAATAATGGAAAGAATGATATTTTTGAACATGCACAAGTGTACTTAAATTATTTCGGTGAAGATATTTTATCCGAACTCATTCGTATAGCTTATGCATCAGTTGCAAACATTGTAATTATCCCGATGCAGGACATTTTAAAACTGGGAACCGAAGCGAGGATGAATTTCCCAAGCACTACAGGCGGTAACTGGAGCTGGAGATTTACGTGGGATCAAATAGGTGAAAGTCTTTCCAAGCATTATTTCGGATTGACTCAACTTTATGAACGCCCTCCAAAACCTAAAAAAGTAGAAAATATTGATGTTGAGGAAGCATAA
- a CDS encoding outer membrane beta-barrel protein has translation MKKFTFALFTLILVSSISIFGQNFAKKGVWEFGGGIGFSSTTFVSNGESGDDVLTTFTFEPYVGWFVINGLELGLIPSYQTASLGDYSENSFGIYFAPAWNFDLQSQLFPFIEGRIGYNTVTADNGEDSQTLSGLAYGARGGLKYQLGNSALVNFSLGYNMTTLNPEDWDGDRNGTNNFDVMVGFTVFLGK, from the coding sequence ATGAAAAAATTCACTTTTGCACTTTTTACTTTGATACTTGTAAGTAGCATTTCAATTTTTGGACAGAATTTTGCAAAAAAAGGAGTCTGGGAATTTGGAGGCGGTATCGGATTCTCTAGTACAACATTTGTTTCTAACGGAGAAAGCGGAGATGATGTACTCACTACTTTTACTTTTGAACCATATGTTGGATGGTTTGTGATAAACGGCCTTGAATTAGGGCTTATTCCTTCCTACCAGACTGCTAGCCTTGGTGATTATTCTGAGAATTCCTTTGGAATTTATTTTGCTCCAGCCTGGAATTTTGATTTGCAAAGCCAGCTTTTTCCATTCATTGAGGGAAGAATTGGATACAACACTGTTACAGCTGATAATGGTGAAGACAGTCAAACTCTAAGTGGTCTGGCCTATGGAGCAAGAGGAGGTTTGAAATATCAACTTGGAAATAGTGCCCTTGTCAATTTCAGTCTAGGATATAATATGACTACTTTAAATCCAGAAGATTGGGATGGTGACAGGAACGGAACTAATAATTTTGATGTAATGGTTGGTTTTACTGTATTCTTGGGTAAATAA
- a CDS encoding outer membrane beta-barrel protein, translating to MKMVSRAIILFVVFGFTSMVAQVNSNYDGPKPEVRAGAKSLVFQYTPFQSNLEPVYVGTVSVPDEAFSSADLMGAGFRYFITNQIALGLGLSFGTSSSTLESETGKSESSMTVFGVGIDANYHLTSLYGVSPYVGINVNFSSLSGTDEFTPDGGATETTDYSGSGFGAAAQFGFDWYFTEGLSLGGKYALGFRSLGEPEVTSEGETEKGPSSTAFGISTFSVILNVHF from the coding sequence ATGAAAATGGTGAGTCGTGCAATTATTTTATTCGTAGTATTTGGATTTACTTCGATGGTGGCTCAAGTAAATTCTAACTACGATGGACCAAAACCAGAAGTTCGGGCAGGAGCTAAATCTCTGGTATTCCAGTATACACCATTTCAAAGCAATCTTGAACCCGTTTATGTTGGTACTGTCAGCGTACCTGATGAAGCATTTTCAAGTGCAGACTTGATGGGTGCTGGTTTCCGTTACTTTATTACAAATCAAATAGCACTTGGATTAGGACTGAGTTTCGGAACTTCCTCAAGCACATTGGAATCTGAAACTGGGAAATCGGAATCCTCAATGACGGTATTTGGAGTCGGCATCGATGCAAATTATCATCTGACTTCACTCTATGGTGTATCACCTTATGTTGGAATTAATGTTAATTTCAGTTCACTTTCAGGAACTGATGAGTTCACACCTGATGGAGGAGCAACTGAAACAACGGATTATTCCGGAAGCGGATTTGGTGCTGCAGCTCAGTTTGGTTTTGATTGGTATTTTACCGAAGGGTTATCACTCGGTGGTAAATATGCTCTCGGATTCAGAAGTCTTGGTGAACCGGAAGTAACAAGCGAAGGTGAAACTGAAAAAGGTCCAAGCAGCACAGCATTCGGTATAAGCACTTTCAGTGTAATATTAAATGTTCATTTCTAA
- a CDS encoding DedA family protein — translation MKLLRNLYDWVLHWSKTKYGTAALFILAFTESSFFPIPPDALLIALVLGNTQKAFKFAFVCLVGSVLGALFGYAIGHYLWWTPTNEFTGIANFFFNNIPSFTPQAFYEIQKLYVEYDFWIIFTAGFTPLPYKVITISSGAFNIDLVMFIVASIISRGARFYLVAALIWKFGPQIKLFIDKYFNWLAIAFTVLLIGGFVAIKYVF, via the coding sequence ATGAAACTTCTGAGAAATCTTTACGACTGGGTTCTTCACTGGTCAAAAACCAAATATGGCACTGCAGCTCTTTTCATTTTGGCATTTACTGAATCTTCTTTTTTTCCAATTCCACCAGATGCTTTACTTATTGCGCTTGTTCTCGGCAACACACAAAAGGCTTTTAAGTTTGCATTTGTTTGTCTGGTTGGTTCAGTTCTAGGTGCACTTTTCGGTTACGCTATTGGACATTACTTGTGGTGGACACCAACTAACGAGTTCACGGGAATTGCAAATTTTTTCTTCAACAATATTCCTAGCTTTACACCTCAAGCGTTTTATGAAATTCAAAAGTTGTATGTTGAATATGATTTCTGGATTATTTTCACTGCGGGATTCACACCTCTGCCATATAAGGTGATAACCATTTCATCTGGCGCTTTTAATATTGATCTTGTGATGTTTATTGTGGCATCCATCATAAGTCGTGGCGCACGTTTCTATTTGGTGGCTGCACTGATCTGGAAATTCGGGCCTCAGATAAAATTATTTATTGATAAATATTTTAATTGGCTTGCAATTGCATTTACGGTTTTACTGATCGGTGGTTTCGTAGCAATTAAATATGTTTTTTAA
- a CDS encoding GYD domain-containing protein — protein MKTYVMLTKLSPESSKQMKDRAKLGRHWLDQVKHKCPEVKFIAHYALLGHYDFLDIYEAPDEETAAKVSMISLSNGAFQAESLSAIPYKRFLELADEIS, from the coding sequence ATGAAAACTTATGTAATGCTGACAAAACTCTCCCCGGAATCTTCAAAGCAGATGAAAGACCGCGCAAAGCTTGGCAGACATTGGCTTGACCAGGTAAAACACAAATGTCCGGAGGTTAAATTCATAGCACATTACGCACTGCTCGGTCATTATGATTTTCTTGATATTTATGAAGCGCCGGATGAGGAAACAGCTGCGAAGGTTTCAATGATAAGTTTATCGAACGGAGCTTTCCAGGCAGAGAGTTTATCTGCAATTCCTTATAAAAGATTTCTGGAATTAGCGGACGAAATCTCATAG
- a CDS encoding YbaK/EbsC family protein has product MPSKKLKAFLDENKVKYISIQHSSAYTAQEIAAIAHIPGKDLAKTVIIKIDGKMAMAVLPASYKVSFDNLKSSLGVNEVRLAYEQEFMDKFPDCEVGAMPPFGNIYGMDVYVAETLAEDEEIAFNACNHTELIKMSFSDFEKLVKPKRIKFSIASKI; this is encoded by the coding sequence ATGCCTTCGAAAAAACTAAAAGCTTTCCTTGATGAGAATAAAGTGAAATATATTTCAATTCAGCATTCATCTGCATACACTGCACAGGAGATTGCTGCAATTGCACACATTCCGGGAAAAGATCTCGCTAAAACTGTTATCATAAAAATTGACGGGAAGATGGCAATGGCTGTTCTGCCTGCTTCATACAAAGTAAGTTTTGACAATTTGAAATCCTCTCTCGGAGTAAATGAGGTCAGGCTTGCTTACGAACAGGAGTTTATGGATAAGTTTCCTGACTGCGAGGTTGGTGCAATGCCCCCATTTGGTAACATTTATGGAATGGATGTTTACGTTGCTGAAACTTTAGCCGAAGACGAAGAAATAGCATTCAATGCATGCAACCATACTGAGTTGATTAAGATGAGTTTTAGTGATTTTGAAAAACTGGTCAAACCGAAACGAATAAAATTTTCTATCGCGAGCAAGATTTAG
- a CDS encoding LOG family protein, with product MKKVITIFGSAKPVNNDEQYLTAYDLSKKLAQNGFDICTGGFNGIMEAASRGAVEGGGEAIGVTVNLWGGKTNRFVTKEIACNSLFERINKLIEVGDGFVVLQGGTGTLLELAAVWEYINKDMMKPKPVACHSSIWKSIVAEMNHQMQLERRSIDIVRPLNTIDEIVEYLSQQLR from the coding sequence ATGAAAAAAGTTATTACAATATTCGGCAGCGCAAAACCGGTTAACAACGATGAACAATATCTCACAGCGTACGATCTTTCAAAGAAACTAGCACAAAACGGTTTTGATATCTGCACAGGCGGATTTAATGGAATTATGGAAGCTGCCTCCAGAGGTGCAGTTGAAGGAGGCGGAGAAGCGATCGGTGTTACGGTTAATTTATGGGGTGGAAAGACTAACAGGTTTGTAACAAAAGAAATTGCTTGTAATTCTTTGTTTGAAAGAATTAATAAACTTATTGAGGTGGGTGATGGTTTTGTTGTTTTGCAGGGAGGGACAGGAACTTTGTTAGAACTTGCTGCAGTATGGGAATATATTAATAAAGATATGATGAAACCAAAACCCGTTGCTTGTCACTCTTCAATATGGAAATCGATAGTTGCAGAGATGAACCATCAAATGCAGCTTGAAAGAAGAAGCATTGATATTGTCAGACCATTAAATACAATTGATGAGATAGTAGAATACCTCAGCCAACAACTAAGATGA
- a CDS encoding YceI family protein — MDAANYPEITFTIKSVSDIKSTADNKIEAKVTGDFTTHGVTKEVVADVSMTYLDASEQTAQFAPGDLLGVQAKFNISLSDFDVENMIVGQKVADNIEITATLRGSNAK, encoded by the coding sequence CTGGATGCTGCTAATTATCCGGAAATCACTTTTACCATTAAAAGTGTAAGTGATATAAAATCTACAGCAGATAATAAAATTGAAGCAAAAGTAACCGGCGACTTTACAACTCACGGTGTAACTAAAGAGGTTGTTGCTGATGTTTCCATGACATATCTGGATGCCAGCGAACAAACAGCACAATTTGCCCCGGGTGATTTATTAGGTGTGCAAGCTAAGTTCAACATATCATTATCGGACTTTGACGTCGAGAATATGATCGTTGGGCAGAAAGTTGCTGACAACATTGAAATCACAGCAACACTCCGCGGCTCAAACGCAAAATAA
- a CDS encoding YceI family protein, which produces MKTIIKTIIFLLVAFAFTFGQGFKVKAIGEQTFNFEDKRNQLKFFSTTPLEDITGISNAVKGKVTLNVNDVKTMKGSISIPVSSLKTAIDLRDEHLQRAKTGWMLLIIRKSLLPLKV; this is translated from the coding sequence ATGAAAACGATAATAAAAACAATAATATTTCTGCTTGTTGCATTTGCTTTTACCTTCGGTCAAGGCTTTAAAGTAAAGGCAATAGGCGAACAAACGTTTAACTTTGAAGACAAGAGAAACCAGTTGAAGTTTTTCAGCACTACGCCTCTTGAAGATATAACAGGCATTTCCAACGCTGTAAAAGGAAAGGTTACTTTAAACGTCAACGATGTTAAAACGATGAAAGGTTCTATAAGCATTCCGGTATCATCACTGAAAACGGCGATTGATTTGAGAGACGAACATCTCCAGAGAGCGAAAACTGGCTGGATGCTGCTAATTATCCGGAAATCACTTTTACCATTAAAAGTGTAA
- the lhgO gene encoding L-2-hydroxyglutarate oxidase, producing the protein MNEKSFNIIVIGGGIIGTATALSLQKNSKSNILLIESENRLASHQTGNNSGVIHSGLYYKPGSLKAKNCTEGRELLYKFCEENNIPHEKCGKVVVATSDSELDTLDELYNRGVANGLKGIKKLSANEIKKHEPHADGIAGLFVPQTGIVDYSKVTNEYAKIFLSMGGKIETDCKFLSLRISGSELIVSTNKGEYKSKFLVNCGGLYSDRIAKLCGVNPGLQIVPFRGEYYKLKKEKEYLVKHLIYPVPDPRFPFLGVHFTRMMKGGVEAGPNAVLAFKREGYSKKDFSAADVSQMFFYTGFWKMASKYYKMGFGEFYRSFSKKAFVKALQKLIPEIQEEDIESGGAGVRAQALEPDGKLVDDFRIVEAKKMVHVLNAPSPAATASLSIGKIIAELVKKKFESEV; encoded by the coding sequence ATGAATGAAAAAAGTTTCAATATAATAGTAATTGGCGGCGGGATAATCGGGACAGCAACAGCACTTTCCCTCCAAAAGAATTCAAAATCTAATATTTTGCTGATAGAATCAGAAAATAGACTTGCGTCTCACCAAACCGGAAATAACAGCGGAGTTATTCATTCAGGCTTATATTACAAGCCCGGTTCATTAAAAGCAAAAAACTGCACTGAGGGACGCGAATTACTCTACAAATTTTGTGAAGAAAATAATATCCCTCACGAAAAATGCGGTAAAGTAGTTGTTGCAACTTCGGATAGCGAACTCGACACACTTGATGAGCTTTACAATCGAGGTGTTGCAAACGGTTTAAAAGGAATTAAAAAACTTAGTGCGAATGAAATAAAAAAGCATGAGCCTCACGCTGATGGAATTGCCGGATTATTCGTTCCACAAACCGGGATAGTTGATTACTCAAAAGTGACAAATGAATATGCCAAAATATTTTTGTCGATGGGAGGCAAGATTGAAACCGATTGTAAATTTCTTTCGCTGAGAATTTCAGGATCGGAACTTATCGTGTCAACTAATAAAGGAGAATACAAGTCGAAATTTCTCGTTAACTGCGGAGGATTATATTCAGATCGGATTGCTAAACTCTGCGGAGTAAATCCGGGTTTGCAGATAGTTCCTTTCCGTGGAGAATATTACAAACTAAAGAAAGAGAAAGAATATTTAGTAAAACATTTAATTTACCCTGTCCCTGATCCGCGATTTCCGTTTTTGGGAGTACATTTTACAAGAATGATGAAAGGTGGAGTTGAAGCGGGTCCGAATGCTGTTCTCGCTTTTAAAAGAGAAGGATATTCAAAAAAAGATTTTTCTGCTGCTGATGTATCACAAATGTTTTTTTACACAGGATTCTGGAAGATGGCTTCGAAATATTATAAGATGGGATTCGGTGAATTTTATCGTTCATTTAGTAAGAAAGCTTTTGTAAAGGCTCTGCAAAAATTAATTCCTGAAATACAGGAAGAGGATATCGAGTCTGGCGGTGCTGGTGTTCGCGCACAAGCTCTTGAACCCGATGGAAAACTTGTTGATGATTTCAGAATTGTTGAAGCAAAGAAAATGGTCCATGTCTTGAATGCACCATCCCCGGCTGCAACTGCCTCGCTGAGTATTGGGAAGATTATCGCCGAACTAGTTAAAAAGAAATTCGAAAGTGAAGTCTAA
- a CDS encoding DNA methyltransferase: MKILSTLDKILVRDNLDEIKNLVRKISSEIDDFNGDAIIYSFNETDQSIGKNFLLKELKQILETRTIERTKYYLNRLIKSLSVQREGKINDLNLNRWKEYDDLITDSLWIFDKRDSSGVHKADYWGNFIPQIPNQLLRRFTKKGEWILDPFLGSGTTLIECQRLGRNGLGIELNKQVAVATKDRIRKEKNNLGIQTEIISGDSRTIALQPKLKKLKVKSFQFLILHPPYWDIIKFSNNRSDLSNAKSTEDFLKMYREVVDNTYSFLDKGRYCAVVIGDKYSAGEWIPLGFYVMQVMINKGFKLKSTIIKNFDQTTAKRNQKELWRYRALAGGFYIFKHEYIFLFQK; encoded by the coding sequence ATGAAAATTTTATCAACACTTGACAAAATTCTAGTGCGGGATAATCTTGACGAAATAAAAAATTTAGTCCGAAAGATTTCTTCAGAAATAGATGATTTTAACGGGGACGCAATCATTTATAGTTTTAATGAAACTGACCAATCAATCGGTAAAAATTTTCTTCTTAAAGAACTAAAACAAATTCTCGAAACAAGAACAATTGAAAGAACAAAGTATTATCTGAACAGATTAATTAAAAGCCTGTCTGTTCAAAGAGAAGGAAAGATTAATGATCTTAATCTTAATCGCTGGAAAGAATATGATGATCTGATTACCGATAGTCTCTGGATTTTCGATAAACGTGATTCATCCGGGGTTCATAAAGCAGATTACTGGGGAAATTTTATTCCGCAAATTCCCAATCAATTGCTGCGAAGATTTACTAAAAAGGGTGAATGGATTCTGGATCCATTTCTTGGCAGCGGTACAACTCTCATCGAATGTCAGCGTCTTGGAAGGAATGGTCTTGGAATTGAGTTGAATAAGCAAGTTGCTGTTGCCACAAAAGATAGAATCAGAAAAGAGAAAAACAATCTCGGAATACAAACTGAAATTATTTCCGGTGACAGCAGGACAATTGCTCTTCAACCAAAATTGAAAAAATTAAAAGTGAAATCGTTTCAGTTTTTAATTCTTCATCCTCCGTACTGGGATATAATTAAATTCAGCAATAACCGAAGTGATCTGTCCAACGCAAAATCAACTGAAGATTTTTTAAAGATGTACAGGGAAGTTGTTGACAACACTTACTCTTTTCTTGATAAAGGAAGATACTGTGCTGTTGTTATTGGCGATAAGTATTCGGCCGGCGAGTGGATACCTCTTGGATTTTATGTGATGCAGGTGATGATTAACAAAGGCTTTAAATTAAAATCAACCATCATAAAAAACTTTGATCAGACAACAGCAAAGCGGAACCAGAAAGAATTGTGGCGTTACAGAGCTCTCGCAGGAGGCTTTTATATATTTAAGCATGAATACATTTTTTTATTTCAGAAATAA
- a CDS encoding META domain-containing protein, with amino-acid sequence MRIQLFLFLLIVLLSFTCSTKETEKIDVMRLHDIWALESIEGKKVIIDETVRILPVLEIYVEDERVHGNTGCNVLNGSVEIDEEKILFSKIITTEMACPGNLEQRFLASLIEVNRYKIEKMSLHLFEDEKELMVFKKID; translated from the coding sequence ATGAGAATACAGCTTTTTCTTTTCCTGCTGATTGTATTATTAAGTTTTACTTGTTCAACAAAAGAAACGGAAAAAATAGATGTAATGCGCTTGCACGATATCTGGGCTCTGGAATCAATTGAAGGTAAAAAAGTAATCATTGATGAGACGGTCAGAATTTTACCTGTGCTGGAAATTTATGTAGAAGATGAAAGAGTTCACGGAAATACAGGATGTAATGTTTTAAATGGCAGTGTTGAAATAGATGAAGAAAAAATTTTGTTTTCTAAAATCATAACCACAGAGATGGCTTGTCCCGGTAATCTTGAACAGAGATTCTTAGCTAGCCTGATTGAAGTGAACAGATATAAAATTGAAAAGATGAGTTTGCATTTGTTTGAAGATGAAAAAGAATTAATGGTCTTCAAAAAAATTGATTGA